A single genomic interval of Sebastes umbrosus isolate fSebUmb1 chromosome 9, fSebUmb1.pri, whole genome shotgun sequence harbors:
- the arr3b gene encoding arrestin 3b, retinal (X-arrestin) isoform X2: protein MSKVFKKTSGNGHIALYLGKRDFVDHVDSVEVVDGIIKVDPSGLDGKKVFVYLACAFRYGSDDLDVIGLSFRRDIWIQRVQVYPPTGENTTRTPMQESLMKKVGEQGCPFTFQMPTNLPCSVSLQPAPNDSGKACGVDFEVKGYIANAANNVDEVIEKKDTCRLMIRKIQFAPANNKPGPKADIAKQFMMSDKPCHLEASLEKEIYYHGDPITVKVKVNNETNKVVKKIQVSVEQLTNVVLYSSDTYTKAVCSEEFGETINSNATLEKSFQITPLLANNKEKRGLSVDGRLKDEDTNLASTTLSQGDKEMQGIIIAYKVKVNLMVGGGGLLGGLTGSDVTVELPLTLMSPKPAEVQLD from the exons ATGTCAAA GGTATTTAAGAAGACCAGCGGCAACGGACAT ATTGCCCTGTACTTGGGGAAGAGAGACTTTGTGGACCATGTGGATTCAGTGGAAGTAGTTG ACGGTATTATTAAAGTGGACCCTTCAGGTCTTGACGGCAAAAAAG TGTTTGTCTACCTTGCTTGCGCCTTCCGCTATGGAAGCGACGACTTGGATGTTATTGGGCTGTCCTTCAGGAGAGACATCTGGATACAGCGCGTTCAGGTGTATCCACCGACAGGTGAAAACACAACCAGAACACCAATGCAGGAATCCCTCATGAAGAAAGTTGGAGAGCAAGGATGTCCCTTTACCTTCCAG ATGCCAACAAATCTCCCATGCTCAGTCTCCTTACAGCCTGCGCCAAATGATTCTGGCAAG GCTTGTGGTGTGGACTTTGAGGTAAAAGGATACATTGCCAATGCAGCCAACAATGTTGATGAAGTCATTGAAAAGAA GGACACGTGTCGTCTGATGATTCGCAAAATACAATTTGCACCAGCTAACAACAAGCCCGGACCCAAGGCTGATATTGCCAAGCAGTTTATGATGAGTGACAAACCTTGTCACTTGGAGGCCTCCCTTGAAAAAGAG ATTTACTACCATGGAGATCCAATCACCGTCAAGGTGAAGGTCAACAACGAAACCAACAAGGTTGTGAAGAAAATCCAAGTCTCAG TTGAGCAGCTAACAAACGTGGTGCTCTACTCATCTGACACTTACACCAAGGCAGTCTGCTCTGAGGAGTTTGG GGAGACAATTAACTCCAACGCCACATTGGAGAAGTCCTTCCAAATAACCCCCCTGCTGGCCAACAACAAAGAGAAGCGGGGTCTTTCAGTGGACGGACGGCTAAAAGACGAGGACACCAACCTAGCATCCACCACCCT GAGTCAAGGAGACAAGGAGATGCAGGGAATCATCATCGCCTATAAAGTCAAGGTCAACCTGATGGTCGGCGGAGGAGG CCTGCTGGGTGGCCTAACAGGAAG cGATGTCACTGTGGAGCTTCCTCTGACTCTGATGTCCCCAAAACCTGCCG AAGT CCAATTGGATTAA
- the arr3b gene encoding arrestin 3b, retinal (X-arrestin) isoform X1 — MSKVFKKTSGNGHIALYLGKRDFVDHVDSVEVVDGIIKVDPSGLDGKKVFVYLACAFRYGSDDLDVIGLSFRRDIWIQRVQVYPPTGENTTRTPMQESLMKKVGEQGCPFTFQMPTNLPCSVSLQPAPNDSGKACGVDFEVKGYIANAANNVDEVIEKKDTCRLMIRKIQFAPANNKPGPKADIAKQFMMSDKPCHLEASLEKEIYYHGDPITVKVKVNNETNKVVKKIQVSVEQLTNVVLYSSDTYTKAVCSEEFGETINSNATLEKSFQITPLLANNKEKRGLSVDGRLKDEDTNLASTTLSQGDKEMQGIIIAYKVKVNLMVGGGGLLGGLTGSDVTVELPLTLMSPKPAEVTDISLQDTEG; from the exons ATGTCAAA GGTATTTAAGAAGACCAGCGGCAACGGACAT ATTGCCCTGTACTTGGGGAAGAGAGACTTTGTGGACCATGTGGATTCAGTGGAAGTAGTTG ACGGTATTATTAAAGTGGACCCTTCAGGTCTTGACGGCAAAAAAG TGTTTGTCTACCTTGCTTGCGCCTTCCGCTATGGAAGCGACGACTTGGATGTTATTGGGCTGTCCTTCAGGAGAGACATCTGGATACAGCGCGTTCAGGTGTATCCACCGACAGGTGAAAACACAACCAGAACACCAATGCAGGAATCCCTCATGAAGAAAGTTGGAGAGCAAGGATGTCCCTTTACCTTCCAG ATGCCAACAAATCTCCCATGCTCAGTCTCCTTACAGCCTGCGCCAAATGATTCTGGCAAG GCTTGTGGTGTGGACTTTGAGGTAAAAGGATACATTGCCAATGCAGCCAACAATGTTGATGAAGTCATTGAAAAGAA GGACACGTGTCGTCTGATGATTCGCAAAATACAATTTGCACCAGCTAACAACAAGCCCGGACCCAAGGCTGATATTGCCAAGCAGTTTATGATGAGTGACAAACCTTGTCACTTGGAGGCCTCCCTTGAAAAAGAG ATTTACTACCATGGAGATCCAATCACCGTCAAGGTGAAGGTCAACAACGAAACCAACAAGGTTGTGAAGAAAATCCAAGTCTCAG TTGAGCAGCTAACAAACGTGGTGCTCTACTCATCTGACACTTACACCAAGGCAGTCTGCTCTGAGGAGTTTGG GGAGACAATTAACTCCAACGCCACATTGGAGAAGTCCTTCCAAATAACCCCCCTGCTGGCCAACAACAAAGAGAAGCGGGGTCTTTCAGTGGACGGACGGCTAAAAGACGAGGACACCAACCTAGCATCCACCACCCT GAGTCAAGGAGACAAGGAGATGCAGGGAATCATCATCGCCTATAAAGTCAAGGTCAACCTGATGGTCGGCGGAGGAGG CCTGCTGGGTGGCCTAACAGGAAG cGATGTCACTGTGGAGCTTCCTCTGACTCTGATGTCCCCAAAACCTGCCG AAGT GACAGACATCTCACTTCAGGACACGGAGGGTTGA